A genome region from Setaria italica strain Yugu1 chromosome III, Setaria_italica_v2.0, whole genome shotgun sequence includes the following:
- the LOC101756186 gene encoding fructose-1,6-bisphosphatase, cytosolic, translating to MDHAAEAQRTDLMTITRHVLNEQSRHPESRGDFTILLSHIVLGCKFVASAVNKAGLAKLIGLAGETNVQGEEQKKLDVLSNEVFVKALVSSGRTCVLVSEENEEAIFVDPALRGKYCVCFDPLDGSSNIDCGVSIGTIFGIYMIKDKDNVTLDDVIQPGTNMLAAGYCMYGSSCTLVLSTGNGVNGFTLDPSLGEFILTHPNIKIPKKGKIYSVNEGNAKNWDAPTAKYVEKCKFPQDGSSPKSLRYIGSMVADVHRTLLYGGIFLYPADQKSPNGKLRVLYEVFPMSFLMEQAGGQAFTGKQRALELAPTKLHERSPIFLGSYDDVEEIKALYASESSTV from the exons ATGGACCACGCGGCGGAGGCGCAGCGGACGGACCTGATGACGATCACGCGGCACGTGCTCAACGAGCAGAGCCGCCACCCGGAGTCCCGCGGCGACTTCACCATCCTCCTCTCCCACATCGTCCTCGGCTGCAAGTTCGTCGCATCGGCGGTCAACAAGGCAGGGCTCGCCAAGCTCATCGGCCTCGCCGGGGAGACAAACGTCCAG GGTGAGGAGCAGAAGAAGCTTGATGTGCTCTCCAACGAAGTCTTTGTCAAGGCGCTCGTCAGCAGCGGCCGCACC TGCGTTCTTGTATCTGAAGAGAACGAGGAGGCCATATTCGTCGACCCGGCACTCCGTGGAAA GTACTGCGTTTGTTTCGATCCACTGGATGGTTCCTCCAATATTGACTGTGGTGTCTCCATCGGAACA ATCTTTGGGATTTACATGATCAAAGATAAAGACAATGTGACTTTGGATGATGTGATACAACCTGGAACAAACATGCTTGCTGCTGGCTACTGCATGTATGGGAGTTCCTGCACG CTTGTGTTGAGCACTGGGAATGGAGTCAACGGTTTCACTCTTGATCCTTCCCTTGGGGAGTTCATACTGACTCATCCGAATATCAAG ATACCCAAGAAAGGGAAGATCTATTCTGTCAATGAAGGGAATGCCAAAAACTGGGATGCGCCGACAGCAAA GTATGTGGAGAAATGCAAGTTTCCCCAGGATGGTTCGTCGCCTAAATCATTGAGATATATTGGAAG TATGGTTGCTGATGTCCACCGTACCTTGCTATATGGAGGCATATTTTTGTACCCAGCTGACCAGAAGAGCCCAAATGGAAAACTCCG TGTTCTGTATGAAGTCTTCCCAATGTCATTCCTGATGGAACAAGCTGGAGGTCAGGCTTTCACAGGCAAACAACGG GCCCTTGAACTTGCTCCTACTAAGCTTCATGAGAGATCCCCAATATTCCTGGGGAGCTACGATGATGTTGAGGAGATCAAAGCATTGTACGCTTCAGAGTCAAGCACCGTTTGA
- the LOC101756590 gene encoding soluble inorganic pyrophosphatase has protein sequence MSQEEKGATNGHAEEDVMEVEPKRRAPRLNERILSSLSRRSVAAHPWHDLEIGPEAPAVFNVVVEITKGSKVKYELDKKTGLIKVDRVLYSSVVYPHNYGFIPRSLCEDNDPMDVLVLMQEPVLPGAFLRARAIGLMPMIDQGEKDDKIIAVCADDPEYRHYNDISELSPHRLQEIRRFFEDYKKNENKDVAVDDFLPAAAAREAIQYSMDLYGQYIMQTLRR, from the exons ATGAGCCAGGAGGAGAAGGGAGCCACCAACGGGCACGCCGAGGAGGACGTGATGGAGGTGGAGCCCAAGCGCCGGGCGCCGCGGCTCAACGAGCGGATCCTCTCCTCGCTGTCGCGGAGGTCCGTCGCCGCGCACCCATGGCACGATCTCGAGATCG GTCCTGAAGCTCCGGCCGTCTTCAACGTG GTCGTGGAGATCACCAAGGGGAGCAAGGTGAAGTACGAGCTGGACAAGAAGACGGGGCTCATCAAGGTGGACCGGGTCCTCTACTCGTCCGTCGTCTACCCTCATAACTACGGATTCATCCCCCGGTCGCTCTGCGAGGACAACGACCCCATGGACGTCCTCGTCCTCATGCAG GAACCAGTTCTTCCCGGCGCCTTCCTCCGGGCCAGGGCCATCGGCCTCATGCCTATGATAGATCAG GGTGAGAAGGACGACAAGATCATAGCCGTCTGCGCCGACGATCCCGAGTACCGCCACTACAACGACATCAGCGAGCTCTCCCCTCACCGCCTCCAGGAGATTCGACGCTTCTTCGAAGACT ACAAGAAGAACGAGAACAAGGATGTGGCCGTCGACGACTTCCTTCCTGCTGCAGCTGCCCGCGAAGCCATCCAGTACTCCAT GGATCTGTACGGACAGTACATTATGCAGACCTTGAGGCGGTAG
- the LOC101757263 gene encoding sm-like protein LSM3B, producing the protein MAAEEDMAVKEPLDLIRLSLDERIYVKLRSERELRGKLHAYDQHLNMILGDVEETVTTVEIDDETYEEIVRTSKRTIPFLFVRGDGVILVSPPLRTV; encoded by the exons atggcggcggaggaggacatGGCGGTGAAGGAGCCGCTGGATCTGATACGGCTCAGCCTCGACGAGCGCATCTACGTCAAGCTCCGCTCCGAGCGCGAGCTCCGCGGCAAGCTCCAT GCATATGATCAGCATCTCAATATGATACTTGGAGATGTTGAAGAGACAGTGACCACTGTAGAAATTGATGATGAAACTTATGAGGAAATCGTTCGC ACGAGCAAACGCACTATCCCCTTCCTTTTTGTCCGAGGAGATGGTGTAATACTGGTTTCCCCACCCTTGCGGACGGTGTGA